tttttataaaaaaataaggtggaagtgcaaaaaaaaaaaaatagggcaacaattttatttaataatttaaaattaacatgTAATGGAAAACAAAATagggattttttaaaaaaaaaattaatgcgGAAGCATAGTTCAAAATTTCGGTAggatttttcactttttttccaatttctcgaaattttgaatttttcatcaatatttcAATACTTTCATCGAAATTTtgattttcgattttttttattacaatcaGTTATACTAGCTcaaatgaagttttttttttctcttttaccataaaaatctggaaaattattttaaatgacaaaactgctaaaaatattttcaattaatagcaaaatatcacagtctatctgtaatagaccgtgatagactactatctatgtatatctgtgtcatgatagacacagatagtagtctatcgctgTCTATCACGATCTATCACATATAGATCgtgacattttgttattttttataaatgttttggttcatttttctatatttaaaaatagcccTAAAAATCTTGATTTTCAAGAAATCACATATTTTCactcaaatattttttattgagttttcacatcatttcacctcaaacttgaattaatgtttttttttaaaaaaaaaaattgaataaatgtgAGTTCTCTAATacttctcccattttctctcaagctctatctACTTATagagtttttgttttcttatttcttttccaTTATGTTGTGTTGTGTTTAATGTTATGCTTTTTATATCCATCTTACATTTAATGTTATGATTTTCTATTCTTATTATgttatgatttttcatttttgtatcaACTCCCAtttaataataaacaatttacaattattttatatgcaaatatttcatatcctttaattttgttattaattttcaatattgaTATTCtctgtaattatttttttttcatttttttaacctTATGCGCTCACATCGATATttacataaatattttataatacacATCTAAATAttgtcttactttataataATGATTAAAAACGGTTAATTATAGTCTAATTCAACCATAATTAACTTTTATTAACTAATTACAATGATTTATATTCATTTCGATAAAGTTTCTCAAGATTTCCATCAATATCGGTATTCCTATAAAATCGGGACCTCCACATTGATATTTTGAATCTTGCATggaactgaaaaaaaaaaaaaaaaattgggcaaaaaatttaaataccTTTTCAATTGTCAATATATATTTTGGAttgttttaaatataagaaaatgaactaaaatatttacaactaatagcaaaatatcaccgTTTATATGTTATCGACCGTGATAGACTAGTATCATGGATAGATAGATATAGATGGTAGTTTATCGCTGTCTATCACAGTCCATCGcagtctatcactatctatcgtAGTCTATCAGATGATAGATacagatagactgtgatatctTGATATTAgtggtaaatattttttagcaattttatcagttaaaataatttctcatatatatttttttgtttttagtttttttccctCACCGTAGTTCGATCTCAAATAAGGCGCCCATAAACTTTTTAGGTTCTTTCTCTGTATCCCATCATTCtctctctcccacttgcctCCGTCAACCTTTAGCCATTCCCCATTCACCGTTCACCGTTCGCCATTCGCTGTTCGCTATTCGTCATTCCCTTTGCCTAAAAACTATTTCACTCTATCATTCTTTCTCAGTTCAATCAGTTTTCGGAAACGGAGAACAAAAGAGGGGTTTTTCATGAGCGGTCCACTGGatggatgacccaaaaattagGCAACAAATGTGAAATGacccctttttttaaaaaaatgtcgaaTGATCAGCTAACGTCAAATTCgagtgaaattaccaaaatatactCGTGCGTTCGTGGAAAAGTAGTTTCACTCTCGCTCATCtcgtttcttttcttttttcactcACGAATCACTAGCTCGACTCGCTCTCTCATCGTTTCATCACTCATAAAATTACTCCTCTCTCTCGTTTCTTGCTCATTAGAGTTCGTCGCATCGGAGTTGCTCGTATGGACTCGTCGTgccggagaagaagaagaagacgtaCAAGAGGAGAAGAAGCCAGAGAAGAATAAGACAACatgaagaggaagatttctcacactagagaagaagaggaaaaagaaaaaaaaagacaatagTATAATTTCACGTGGTCATGATATCAGCAAAAGGGCATttgacaaattttttaaaaatctggATCATTTTCCATTTTAGATCTTTAAAATGGGTTTTTGAAGGATTAATCCTTTTCATGAGGTAGAAGAAGAATTGAGAAGGAAAAGGGATTAAACCCAACGGGTACACCAAAAATCCGAACTGAACCGATTTGGGGTTTTCCCAATTCGACGAAGAAACCTAGTTCCAGTAATCTCCCTCTTCACTCATCGGTCGGGATTTTCCCTCTCCCCACTTACTGGTAAGACTGAGATTCTATTCTACTTTTGATATGTTCATTTTGTACTCACTTCCTTACCCAGTCTCTTTTGTCTTGGGTCATGTGCTTTATGAAGTTAATTTGGCTGTGAGGCAATTGTTTTCTGTTTGATTCTTCGACAGGTTTTCAGTTCTTTCTGCAATGGTTGAAATTGACGTGAAGTGAGTTAGATATGAATTCTAGAAGAGTTACATCTCAGATTTTATTGTAGAACTGGCCAGCTTAATGAGGGAGACGATATGAAATACTTATTTGTCTGCAGGGTTTCGTGTAATTAAACCATGCTTTTGCTACAACGTGTTGCTAGAGTTGAATCTAAAacaaaaagtgggatttttgTTTCCTCATTTAAGGACATCTTCAATGAAGCTCTTGTATCTGCCTCAACTTGTCCCAATTTACATTATGTCTCCTCTGTTGCTGGAGTTGGTGGTAATGGCAACAGGGATATTCCTATGTGTTTCCCTTGGATGTCCACGAAAATTGCTACAAGCTTGGCAGCAGCAGCAGGTGCAGATGGGATGATCACTAAAGAAGTAACCTTGTCCTTTAAGGAGTGGTTAAAATCTGGAAGCCACCCTTTGTATGATCAAATCTTCCAAATCCTCCAAGGGGCTAGAGATGATCAAGAAATGCCATATCGTCCTTCCCCTGCTGATCTTGCTCTTTCTAGGCTTGACCTTCGCCTCAATGAGTCATTTGTCTTAGATGTCCTCCGTTTTGGCTCCAAGGATGTTCTGTCTTGCCTCAAGTTCTTTGACTGGGCTGGACGCCAGCGGGGGTTCTTCCATACACGTGCCACATTCAATGCCATGCTTAAGATTCTCTCCAAGGCCAAGCTCATGcccctcatgtttgatttccttgaaAACTATGTGCAGCAGAGAATTTACCATAAGTCTTGTTTTTACAATACATTGGTTATGGGTTATGCTGCTGCCGGGAAACCCATTTTTGCTCTTCATCTGTTTGGTAAAATGCGCTTTCAAGGACTTGATCTTGATCCTTTTGCCTACCATGTTCTTTTGAATTCTCTTGTTGAGGAGAATTGCTTTGATGCGGTGCATGTTATTTTCAAGCAGATCACTTTGAGGGGGTTTGTGAATGAGATCACACATTACTTGATGCTAAAATTTTTTTGCAAGCAGAGTCAGTTGGATGAAGCAGAAACCTTCTTGCACGAGTTGGTAGACAGTGGGAAAGGACTGAATGGGCGTATGCTGGGTTATCTTGTTGGTGCACTTTGCCAAAGTGGAAACTTTGAGAGGGCATGGAAGTTGGTTGAAGGGTTTAGAGACTTAAAATTAGTTTCAATGGTGCATGTGTATGGTGTGTGGATAACAGAACTTATTAAGGCTGGGAAGCTGGAGAGTGCTCAACAGTTCTTATATAGCATAAAGGCAGATGAAAATTACATTCCTGATGTCTTTCGTTATAATATGTTGATTCATAGACTTCTAAGAAAAAACCGACTTCAGGAGGTGTTCGACTTGCTTACGGAGATGATGGAGGAACATATTCCCCCCAATAAAGTTACCATGAATGCTACCATGTGTTTCCTCTGCAAAGCTGGGATGGTGGAAGTTGCACTTGATTTATACAACTCCAGATTAGAATTTGGGATTTCCGCTAGTAGTATGGCATATAACTATTTGATCAATACTTTATGTGGGTATGGAAGCACTGATGAAGCATACCGCATCTTGAAAAACTCCATAGATGAAGGTTATTTTCCAGGAAAAAGGACGTTTTCTATACTTGCAAATGCTTTGTGCCGAGAGGGAAAGCTCGATAAGATGAAAGAGTTGGTTATTTTTGCCTTAGAGAGGAACTTTGTGCCCAGTGATTCCACATATGACAAGTTTATATCTGCTCTGTGTAGGGCTAAGAGGGTTGAAgatggatacttgattcataGTGAACTTAATAGAATAAATGTAGTAGCCACAAAGAACACCTATTTTACCTTGATAGATGGTTTTAACAAGGCAATAAGAGGTGATATTGCTGCAAGACTACTTATTGAGATGCAGGAAAAGGGTCACAATGCAACTAGGAAGTTATTTAGAGCAGTTATTCGTTGTCTTATTGAAATGGAAAATATGGAAAAGCAATTTTTTAACTTGCTTGAGCTACAGTTATCTCGTCAAGAACCCAATTCTGAGGTGTACAATAACTTCATTTATGGAGCTGCACTTGCAAAAAAGCCTGAGCTTGCTAGAGAAGTATATCAGATGATGTTGAGAAATGGAATCAGACCTAATTTGACTTCTGACATTCTTTTGCTAAAGTGCTACTTACGTAGTGAACGCATTTCTGATGCTTTGACTTTTTTAAGCAGTTTGTATCAGACAAGAACTATTGGGAGGAAAATTTCCAACGTCATGATTGTTGGTCTATGCAAAGCCAATAAGGCTGGTCTTGCACTTGATTTTTTGAGGGACGTGAGGGATAAGGGTGCAATACCTAGTATAGAATGCTATGAGGAGTTGGTGTTGCATTTCTGTCAACACGAAAGATATGATTTGGCGGTAAATCTTATAAAAGATCTAGATAAAGTTGGGCGTCCAATTACATCCTTTCTTGGTAATATGCTTCTATATAATTCATTGAAGACTCAAAAGCTCTATGAAGCCTGGGTTAACTCAAGAGAGGGACAAGTGGAGACTTATCAAAGTTCTATGCTTGGACTGCTAATTGGGGCATTTTCTGGCCGTATTAGAGTAAGCCAGTCTATTAAGAACCTGGAAAAAACGATCGCCAAGTGCTTCCCACTTGACATCTATACGTACAATCTATTATTGAGGAGGCTATGCCCAAATGACCTGGAACAAGCATTTGAATTGTTCGATCGATTGTGTGAGAAAGGATATGTGCCGAATAGGTGGACTTATGATATATTGGTTCATGGTCTTTTCAAGCAAGAGAGGACACTAGAGGCAAAGAGATTGTTGGAAGTAATGTATCAAAAAGGGTTCAGTCCGACGAAGGCTACTAAAACATTTAGTTAATCCAACAGCGTTCACACGAGGTCATGATCTACAGAAAGTTTGGTCCTATTGTGCCCCTTCcgcaaaatattattttatttcgtTCAATGAAGCGTGGAAAGGCCTAAAGATTTTGTCCAGCAGAGCATCAACGTATTTCTTGGCTTAGTATTTCATGGAACAAGTGGTGTAGAAGATTGTTTAGTCAAAGAGATAGTAGTTTCCAATCCAACAATTTCTACAGTTCGAAAtaattcttcttttttattttttttagattataaTGATTTGttgtaattttgaattagagtcctcatattaatttttgtaaactaTTTTGCAAGATGAGTAACAAGTCAGATGACGTCAACATAATGCTTCATCAATGCATTTGAAGGAATTCACATTGTACGATATTAGGAATCATACTAGGAATCATACTTTTCTTGATGCTTGCAAAgtgcatttgttatttatttatttttggaatgtTCTTGTAGGGAAAAAGTGAAAAATAGCATGTAAAATTCAAGGATTGCCACTTCAAGGATTCAATTCAGTATGTTTACTCAAAATGCTAACAAGGAAACAAACTCGGTATGTtcactcatgcatgctcattGATAATTACTTAGTCAGAACTGTCAATTGAGCTTTCTCAACATAGAATACCACTCAGTCTGTCAGTGTTCCCTGGAGGAATGCCATCCATGAATGCACCTCACATTTACCCACCCATGGGTTTAGGAATAGGTATGCCAGACATGAATGGTGGTTGTCCTGGTTTTCACATGGTCCAAGTGCCATACATGCAAGGAATGCATTTCCCTGGCCCAGCTATTCCAGCTCAAACTGTAATGCATGGATTTCCAAGTTCTAACTTTCTGGTTCTTGGACTTCCTGGTCAAGGACTTCCCATGCAAATGCCACTTGGACCGATTTCACTGTTTTCTGGAGGACCTTTTATGACTAATTCCAGTGTGGCAGTATCTCCTGTGGAGAATTTTGGTTCAGCTGCAGCCTCTACCTCGAAAGATGCATCACCAAACATTAATTCACCCATGGTGCCACTGacgcttcaattactccaattCTTAGACAGGTTTGcagatatatattttaaactttttaagatgaagTTCTTAGCATACTAGTCTTAAGCTTTTATCCATATGCGCAGGACCTATGTAATGTTTTAGTAGGATGGAGTTTTTATCATATAAACATTTTGTCTCTCAATTTTACTCCTGAAACTTATGTAGTTAAGTAATCTCTGGTGTCAATTCTTCCTTCCTTCTGGTAATAATAACTAGTAGATGACCAGCCGTTGGATGATCTTTGTTTGGCTTCATTATTTTCAGAGATTTCTGGTGAAAGGTTAGAACCCTCTACTGTTATTTCCTCTTCAGATCCTGGTTTGGCAACTTTCTCGCAGAACTTTCTAGCAAAAAGACTTCTTCGGCCATTGACTCTCACCAGAATAGTAATGCCAGTGAGGATTTCTCATCTTACCAGTAGTGTGGTCTTGTCATCTCTGAGATAAAGGCTTCAGGTTCTTCTTTGATTGCATAGACTTTGAAGATCATTTCATTTCCTGGAATACAAAAAGTATGTGGGATTCCAACAAGAGAATTACGTTGAAAACTTTCTCAAGGATCACACCTAGCTCTTTTGCTATTTCATGAGTCTAAATTACCTAGCTTTGTTTCAAAGGTTCAAATGAGTATGAAGTTCTAAATTTGTCGATTGGTCATCTATAATCCCCATTGTTTGCTCAATTGGATTATCATGGTTTTGGATTATCATTTCTCTTTATTGCATTCTTGGCATTATGGCAATCGGGTGAGAGTTTTCAATTTATCTTGAATTCTACTGATCAGTAGCCTGAATGCACTTTATTTGGGTTAATGATGTGAAAGCTTTGCTGTCGGATTTGTGATTGGAAAGGATTCTATGAATTCTAGTTCAGTCGTCCTTGCTTTAGCTCACCTCAATGTCTCTCTTTTGGTGCTCTCTTAGTTCATCCTTTGCTGGCTACTGGAAATTAATCTCAACCAACCTCCCTATTGTCTTATGAGTTCACCTCTTGTTAATGTGTATTTTGGCTCTTGTAATCATTCCCATTAGTTTTTTGATGAATTGtcttttatttacttttctCTCTCTATGGAGTTGAGCATTAGTTTCTCTTTTTGAATGGTCATCTTGTTGAAAGTATATtatctcaactagaagggtttattgaacagggtcaaaagtaaaaagtttgcaagcttaaaaaatctatttatgggttaaaacaaacatctcaatcttggattataagatttgacactgcgatcaaattttatggctttTAACAGAATGTTAACgaatcttgtgtttacaagaagatagtcaacaagactgtagctttcctggtactttatattgatgatatccatgatatcctgctcattgggaatgtgATAGGTTTTCTTGTTGACGTCAAGAGATGGTTAgtactatctcaagcatcttatattgacaaaatgttatcgcgatataatatgcaaaattccaaaagaggtttgtTGCATTTTAGACacggaattcatttgtctaagaaacagtgtcctaagacaccttaagaagttgaaggaatgaaaagaattccttatgcatcagtagtcgggagcttgatgtatgctatgttgtATACACGCctagacatatgctttgcagtcgGGATAGTCAATAGGTTCCAATCCAACCCTAGACATAGTCATTGGGCTGctattaaaaacatcctcaagtatcttcaaagaacgatAGACTATATTCTCGTATATGGTTCCAAGGAATTGTAGTATATGGTTCCAAGGaattgatccttacaggataccctgattttgattttcagaccAATGTAGAttttaggaaatctacttcaggatcagtattcactctaaatggaggagctataatatggagaagcatcaaatagagttgtattgctgactctaccatggaagctgaatacgtagctacatgtgaagcagctaaagaagcagtatgatTCAGATAATTCTTGAccaatttggaagtggttccaaatatgcatctgccaatCACCTAGTATTGTGATATCAATAGAGTTGTTactaactcaaaggaacctagaagccataaatgtggaaaacacatcgagcgacagtaccatctcatcaggaagatagtacaccgaggagacgtgatagtcacaaaaacaacctttgaagataatcttgctgatccatttacgaagtcCTCACAACgaaagtgttcgagagtcacctagtaggactggGACTACGAGCTTCATCAATCTAGAACAAGTGGAAGAATGTCAAGGGTatttagatgccctagtttattgtttttttcctctcacactcaacattatatatttgtatatatatgtaacctactggagttttagtccaagtgggagtttgttagaaATGTcttaaaacttgcagtttgtattaaacatattctatttacaataaaagtattattgagacttcatttaataaaagtgttattgaactgcatttatttataaaatctaataaacaaatccatggctataatatgaatactaaATTTTtctgtagagacataaaagatgatcaagttttagtatatagccaaaaaggtttataagtatatggatgaggttggacatcttatcctggggacactatggatgttgCCCACTTTTTATTGATacaatgatgtgatcctaaagtcatttatgtggagacatgtgagtggaagcatcctatgcaaaagacgtttgcataagaccagaccatgaaatagtc
This DNA window, taken from Benincasa hispida cultivar B227 chromosome 6, ASM972705v1, whole genome shotgun sequence, encodes the following:
- the LOC120079694 gene encoding pentatricopeptide repeat-containing protein At1g71210, mitochondrial, translated to MLLLQRVARVESKTKSGIFVSSFKDIFNEALVSASTCPNLHYVSSVAGVGGNGNRDIPMCFPWMSTKIATSLAAAAGADGMITKEVTLSFKEWLKSGSHPLYDQIFQILQGARDDQEMPYRPSPADLALSRLDLRLNESFVLDVLRFGSKDVLSCLKFFDWAGRQRGFFHTRATFNAMLKILSKAKLMPLMFDFLENYVQQRIYHKSCFYNTLVMGYAAAGKPIFALHLFGKMRFQGLDLDPFAYHVLLNSLVEENCFDAVHVIFKQITLRGFVNEITHYLMLKFFCKQSQLDEAETFLHELVDSGKGLNGRMLGYLVGALCQSGNFERAWKLVEGFRDLKLVSMVHVYGVWITELIKAGKLESAQQFLYSIKADENYIPDVFRYNMLIHRLLRKNRLQEVFDLLTEMMEEHIPPNKVTMNATMCFLCKAGMVEVALDLYNSRLEFGISASSMAYNYLINTLCGYGSTDEAYRILKNSIDEGYFPGKRTFSILANALCREGKLDKMKELVIFALERNFVPSDSTYDKFISALCRAKRVEDGYLIHSELNRINVVATKNTYFTLIDGFNKAIRGDIAARLLIEMQEKGHNATRKLFRAVIRCLIEMENMEKQFFNLLELQLSRQEPNSEVYNNFIYGAALAKKPELAREVYQMMLRNGIRPNLTSDILLLKCYLRSERISDALTFLSSLYQTRTIGRKISNVMIVGLCKANKAGLALDFLRDVRDKGAIPSIECYEELVLHFCQHERYDLAVNLIKDLDKVGRPITSFLGNMLLYNSLKTQKLYEAWVNSREGQVETYQSSMLGLLIGAFSGRIRVSQSIKNLEKTIAKCFPLDIYTYNLLLRRLCPNDLEQAFELFDRLCEKGYVPNRWTYDILVHGLFKQERTLEAKRLLEVMYQKGFSPTKATKTFS